The Defluviimonas aquaemixtae genome segment AGCCGCGCCGCTGTTGCCGTTGCCGCTGGAAAACCGTTGGAGATCATGGACGTCGAGCTTGCCGGGCCGAAGTCTGGCGAGGTGATGGTCGAGATCAGGGCGACGGGCATCTGCCACACCGACGAGTTCACGCTTTCGGGCGCGGATCCGGAGGGGCTGTTTCCGGCGATCCTCGGGCATGAGGGGGCGGGCGTCGTGGTCGAGGTCGGCGAAGGCGTGACCTCTGTGAAGACGGGCGACCACGTGATCCCGCTCTACACGCCGGAATGCCGGGCCTGCCCGTCCTGCCTGTCGCAGAAGACCAATCTCTGCACCTCGATCCGGGCGACCCAAGGCCAGGGGCTGATGCCGGACGGGACCTCGCGGTTCACCGGGCCGGGCGGCAAGCCGATCCTGCATTACATGGGCTGCTCGACCTTCTCGAACTACACGGTGTTGCCCGAGATCGCGGTCGCCAAGGTGCGCGAGGACGCGCCGTTCGACAAGATCTGCTACATCGGCTGCGGGGTGACGACCGGCATCGGCGCGGTGATCAACACGGCGAAGGTCGAGATCGGGGCGAAGGCGGTGGTCTTCGGGCTCGGCGGGATCGGGCTGAACGTGATCCAGGGCCTCAGGCTCGCGGGCGCCGACATGATCATCGGGGTCGACCTCAACCCGGGCAAGAAGGCGATGGCCGAGCATTTCGGCATGACCCATTTCCTCAACCCCAAAGAGGTCGACAACGTGGTCGCCGAGATCGTCAACCTGACGAAGACGCCGTTCGACCAGATCGGGGGGGCGGATTACTCGTTCGACTGCACCGGCAATGTGGGTGTGATGCGGGACGCCCT includes the following:
- a CDS encoding S-(hydroxymethyl)glutathione dehydrogenase/class III alcohol dehydrogenase, which produces SRAAVAVAAGKPLEIMDVELAGPKSGEVMVEIRATGICHTDEFTLSGADPEGLFPAILGHEGAGVVVEVGEGVTSVKTGDHVIPLYTPECRACPSCLSQKTNLCTSIRATQGQGLMPDGTSRFTGPGGKPILHYMGCSTFSNYTVLPEIAVAKVREDAPFDKICYIGCGVTTGIGAVINTAKVEIGAKAVVFGLGGIGLNVIQGLRLAGADMIIGVDLNPGKKAMAEHFGMTHFLNPKEVDNVVAEIVNLTKTPFDQIGGADYSFDCTGNVGVMRDALECTHRGWGVSVIIGVAPAGAEIATRPFQLVTGRVWKGTAFGGARGRTDVPKIVDWYMDGKIEIDPMITHTLKLDEINKGFDLMHA